One stretch of Streptomyces sp. MMBL 11-1 DNA includes these proteins:
- a CDS encoding ABC transporter permease yields the protein MATETLAPAPRRPVLDRLRRDRRAQLALPVLLLLVLAAAARPFMTDRMRATDTGNLLAGPGAEHWLGTDELGRDVLARIVAGAMVTTEVATVTVGAALIAGTVLGLIAGYRGGWLDSVIMRLSDGLLAFPLLVLALTVVAALGPGLRNALIAIAVVTTPRFARVVRGEVLSLRTREWVSAARIVGVPHTAIMRRHLLPHLAGTLLVFAALQVSTAIMAEAALSFLGLSVQPPQPSWGAMVASGTDHLSASWSLSVFPGLAILLTVAAFNMLADALRDALDAHRPQLTPPR from the coding sequence ATGGCCACCGAAACCCTCGCCCCGGCCCCGCGCCGGCCGGTCCTCGACCGGCTGCGCCGTGACCGCCGCGCCCAGCTCGCCCTGCCCGTCCTGCTGTTGCTCGTACTGGCGGCAGCGGCCCGGCCCTTCATGACCGACCGGATGCGGGCCACCGACACGGGCAACCTCCTCGCCGGGCCGGGCGCCGAGCACTGGCTCGGCACGGACGAACTCGGCCGGGACGTCCTCGCCCGCATCGTCGCCGGAGCGATGGTGACGACCGAGGTCGCCACCGTCACCGTCGGCGCCGCACTGATCGCCGGTACGGTCCTCGGCCTGATCGCCGGCTACCGGGGCGGATGGCTGGACTCCGTGATCATGCGACTGTCCGACGGCCTGCTCGCCTTCCCCCTGCTGGTGCTCGCCCTCACCGTTGTCGCCGCGCTCGGCCCCGGTCTGCGTAACGCGCTCATCGCCATCGCCGTGGTGACCACGCCCCGCTTCGCGCGGGTGGTCCGGGGCGAGGTGCTGTCGCTGCGGACCCGCGAATGGGTGTCGGCCGCACGCATCGTGGGCGTCCCGCACACCGCGATCATGCGCCGCCACCTGCTGCCGCATCTGGCGGGCACGCTGCTGGTGTTCGCCGCGCTCCAGGTGTCCACGGCGATCATGGCCGAGGCGGCGCTGAGCTTCCTGGGCCTGAGCGTGCAGCCGCCGCAGCCCAGCTGGGGCGCGATGGTCGCCTCCGGCACGGACCATCTCAGCGCCAGCTGGTCACTGAGCGTGTTCCCCGGTCTCGCGATCCTGCTGACCGTGGCCGCGTTCAACATGCTGGCCGACGCGCTGCGGGACGCGCTGGACGCACACCGGCCGCAGCTGACACCGCCCCGATGA
- a CDS encoding right-handed parallel beta-helix repeat-containing protein, whose protein sequence is MSALLAGSAIPLGLVGSPQAEAAARTYYVSPSGSDSNPGTSPDKPFRTLQKAADGTAPGDTVSIMNGTYKEKPGRSDVLVVSRSGKAGAPITYRAHPGHHPVINPVAAWNGIRINGASHIVVRDLEVKGNSANISLAEAERGASTKKGTYNTNCVWAEPNKATGARPHHIDIIGNTVHHCQGLGIGSRGADYMTIDRNHVYATSWYAVFATSGISILAAQDIDGGDPKKYKIRVTNNVVHDNEAKVKWEKCRCYSDGNGIIIDTLKDKAKAGEAGPDYRGRVLVANNVSYDNGGSGIHSFKSQHVDILHNTAYQNGRSTRMDSYANIFAHDSRDVRLLNNVSYGRANQATNSKSKNVDVTYDYNVYFGGRAPEVKGPHDLIADPKLVAPGNDGTPDFRLAKGSPAIGSGTPLPEITTDITGTRRNAGSADRGAYVFGAAKDAAAPEATATENGVESAAGSEEQEKQFAGKETGSVTSGADSHSDGDGNDVKAHGGGDEPAATGGGGDLAATGAGVALPLGLAAAALALGGGIFLMLRRKRT, encoded by the coding sequence ATGTCCGCACTTCTGGCCGGATCGGCCATACCCCTCGGCCTCGTCGGCTCACCGCAGGCCGAGGCGGCAGCCCGGACGTACTACGTCAGCCCCAGTGGCTCCGACAGCAACCCGGGAACCTCGCCGGACAAGCCGTTCCGCACGCTCCAGAAGGCCGCGGACGGCACCGCGCCCGGCGACACCGTCTCGATCATGAACGGCACGTACAAGGAGAAGCCGGGCCGCTCGGACGTCCTGGTGGTCTCCCGCTCCGGCAAGGCTGGGGCGCCCATCACCTACCGCGCGCACCCCGGACACCACCCCGTGATCAACCCGGTCGCCGCGTGGAACGGCATCCGTATCAACGGCGCCTCGCACATCGTGGTCCGCGACCTGGAGGTCAAGGGCAACAGTGCCAACATCTCCCTCGCCGAGGCCGAGCGGGGCGCCAGCACCAAGAAAGGCACGTACAACACCAACTGCGTGTGGGCCGAGCCCAACAAGGCGACGGGCGCCCGGCCTCACCACATCGACATCATCGGCAACACCGTCCACCACTGCCAAGGCCTCGGCATCGGCTCACGCGGCGCGGACTACATGACCATCGACCGCAACCATGTATACGCCACCTCGTGGTACGCGGTCTTCGCGACCAGCGGCATCTCGATTCTGGCCGCGCAGGACATCGACGGCGGCGACCCCAAAAAGTACAAGATCCGCGTCACCAACAACGTCGTCCACGACAACGAAGCCAAGGTGAAGTGGGAGAAGTGCCGTTGCTATTCGGACGGTAACGGCATCATCATCGACACGCTCAAGGACAAGGCGAAAGCCGGAGAAGCCGGCCCCGACTACCGCGGCCGTGTCCTGGTCGCCAACAACGTGTCGTACGACAACGGCGGCTCGGGGATCCACTCCTTCAAGAGCCAGCACGTCGACATCCTGCACAACACGGCGTACCAGAACGGCCGCAGCACCCGCATGGACAGCTACGCCAACATCTTCGCCCACGACAGCCGGGACGTTCGCCTCCTCAACAACGTCTCCTACGGCCGGGCGAACCAGGCCACCAACTCCAAGAGCAAGAACGTCGACGTCACCTACGACTACAACGTGTACTTCGGCGGCCGTGCGCCCGAGGTGAAGGGCCCGCACGACCTCATCGCCGACCCGAAGCTGGTCGCACCCGGCAACGACGGGACCCCCGACTTCCGTCTGGCCAAGGGCTCGCCGGCGATCGGGTCCGGCACACCGCTGCCCGAGATCACCACGGACATCACCGGCACCCGCAGGAACGCCGGGTCGGCGGACCGGGGCGCGTACGTCTTCGGCGCGGCGAAGGACGCGGCGGCGCCGGAGGCGACGGCCACGGAGAACGGCGTCGAGTCCGCGGCGGGCTCAGAGGAGCAGGAGAAGCAGTTCGCCGGCAAGGAGACGGGCTCCGTAACCTCCGGCGCGGACAGCCACTCCGACGGCGACGGCAACGACGTCAAGGCGCACGGCGGGGGCGATGAACCGGCCGCCACCGGCGGGGGCGGTGACCTGGCCGCGACCGGCGCGGGTGTGGCGCTGCCCCTGGGCCTGGCCGCAGCGGCCCTGGCCCTCGGTGGTGGCATCTTCCTCATGCTGCGCCGCAAGCGCACCTGA
- a CDS encoding TetR family transcriptional regulator, producing the protein MRQRVLDVARDKASADGWNQVSLSAVAADAEVSRPSVYKEFGSRAGLGHALVVRETQEFLAGVADVLHPGRPDTRACLEAAIRHVLTEAHHNPLISAVVMASREGSDSLLPYLTARADPIFDAAQALLRAWLAERFPDQDEPAITGAADITVRMTISHLVLPDTDADTDTDAAVTAERLAGAVLKLLR; encoded by the coding sequence ATGAGACAGCGGGTACTGGACGTGGCGCGCGACAAGGCTTCCGCCGACGGCTGGAACCAGGTCAGCCTGTCCGCCGTGGCGGCCGACGCCGAGGTGTCCCGCCCCTCGGTCTACAAGGAGTTCGGCAGCCGCGCAGGCCTGGGGCACGCCCTGGTGGTCCGCGAGACCCAGGAGTTCCTGGCGGGCGTCGCCGATGTCCTCCACCCCGGCCGGCCGGACACCAGGGCCTGCCTGGAGGCCGCGATCCGCCACGTTCTCACGGAGGCCCACCACAACCCCCTGATCAGTGCCGTCGTCATGGCCTCCCGCGAAGGCTCCGACAGCCTGCTGCCCTACCTCACCGCCCGCGCGGACCCCATCTTCGATGCCGCCCAGGCCCTCCTGCGCGCCTGGCTTGCCGAACGCTTCCCTGACCAGGACGAGCCCGCGATCACCGGCGCGGCGGACATCACGGTCCGCATGACCATCAGCCACCTGGTCCTGCCGGACACGGACGCGGACACGGACACGGACGCGGCGGTGACGGCGGAGCGGCTGGCGGGCGCAGTGCTGAAGCTCCTCCGATAA
- a CDS encoding GntR family transcriptional regulator encodes MPSIDYETTDGAPSPMALPPLGQPASRTDRVRDALRQAILDGALLPGRALVERELAETYGVSKTPVREALKQLRATGLVEINAYQGVSVRRPDDKLVRELYTARCAAEPEAVRLGAELHGATRYAQARRALEDASALIGSGETQGLGIANRRFHRELYTACGNSFLCAFLDQLQDLTAFVAGLGWRLRATFEEEAAEHAAILEAMEQGDADRAENLTRAHIRKAQQTIAGSLGAEK; translated from the coding sequence ATGCCAAGCATCGATTACGAGACAACGGACGGCGCGCCCTCCCCGATGGCACTGCCTCCCCTGGGCCAGCCGGCCTCCCGTACGGACCGGGTTCGCGACGCCCTGCGCCAGGCGATCCTCGACGGGGCACTGCTCCCCGGCAGGGCCCTGGTGGAGCGCGAGCTGGCCGAGACGTACGGCGTCTCGAAGACCCCGGTGCGTGAGGCCCTCAAGCAACTGCGGGCGACCGGCCTGGTGGAGATCAACGCCTACCAGGGCGTGAGTGTCCGCCGCCCCGACGACAAGCTGGTCCGGGAGCTGTACACCGCGCGGTGCGCCGCCGAGCCGGAGGCGGTACGGCTCGGAGCCGAGCTGCACGGTGCGACGCGCTACGCCCAGGCGCGGCGCGCACTGGAGGATGCCTCCGCGCTGATCGGCTCCGGGGAGACCCAGGGCCTCGGCATAGCCAACCGGCGCTTCCACCGGGAGCTGTACACCGCGTGCGGCAACAGCTTCCTGTGTGCCTTCCTCGACCAACTGCAGGACCTGACCGCGTTCGTGGCGGGACTCGGCTGGCGGCTGCGGGCCACTTTCGAGGAGGAGGCCGCCGAACACGCGGCGATCCTCGAAGCGATGGAACAGGGCGACGCCGACCGCGCCGAGAACCTGACCCGCGCCCACATCCGCAAGGCCCAGCAGACCATCGCAGGTTCGCTCGGGGCCGAGAAGTGA
- a CDS encoding ABC transporter permease codes for MTGYLIRRLLQLIPVVLVVSLVLFLLLRLMPGDPTVDILGQEASTADRAALRAELGLDAPLWKQFTDWIGGIVRGDLGASWLTGEKIGAVLGDRFAATAELGLIALAFALFIGIPAGVLAAVKRRGPTDTALNSVGLVALSAPHFYLAALLILVFALWLKVLPPSGYVPFTEDPLENLRHMALPAVTIGSTIAAVTMRQTRAALLAAFNEDYIRTAEAGGLSRRRIVGVYALRNAIVPVVTVVALQIGALMSATVVTETVFTVPGMGTLIVNGIFSRDLPVVQGAVLMVVVFVLLVNLLADLVYAWLDPRITY; via the coding sequence ATGACCGGATACCTGATCCGCCGACTACTCCAACTGATACCCGTCGTGCTCGTGGTATCGTTGGTGCTCTTCCTCCTCCTGCGACTGATGCCCGGTGATCCCACCGTGGACATCCTCGGCCAGGAGGCCAGCACCGCCGACCGAGCGGCACTGCGCGCCGAACTCGGTCTCGACGCCCCCCTGTGGAAGCAGTTCACCGACTGGATCGGCGGCATCGTCCGCGGTGACCTCGGAGCCTCCTGGCTGACCGGGGAGAAGATCGGCGCCGTACTGGGCGACCGGTTCGCCGCGACCGCCGAACTCGGTCTGATCGCTCTGGCCTTCGCCTTGTTCATCGGCATCCCGGCCGGCGTGCTGGCCGCCGTCAAACGCCGTGGGCCCACCGACACGGCCCTGAACTCCGTGGGCCTGGTGGCGCTGTCGGCTCCGCACTTCTACCTGGCCGCGCTGCTCATCCTGGTGTTCGCGCTGTGGCTGAAAGTGCTGCCGCCGTCCGGCTATGTGCCGTTCACCGAGGACCCCCTGGAGAACCTGCGGCACATGGCGTTGCCCGCTGTGACGATCGGCTCCACCATCGCGGCCGTCACCATGCGGCAGACGCGGGCCGCGCTGCTGGCCGCGTTCAACGAGGACTACATCCGCACCGCCGAGGCCGGCGGCCTCTCCCGCCGCCGGATCGTCGGCGTCTACGCCCTGCGCAACGCGATCGTGCCCGTCGTGACGGTCGTGGCGCTCCAGATCGGCGCGCTGATGAGCGCCACCGTGGTCACCGAGACCGTCTTCACCGTGCCCGGCATGGGCACGCTGATCGTCAACGGCATCTTCAGCCGGGACCTGCCCGTCGTGCAGGGCGCGGTCCTGATGGTCGTGGTCTTCGTCCTTCTGGTGAACCTGCTGGCCGACCTGGTCTACGCGTGGCTCGACCCGCGCATCACGTACTGA